The proteins below are encoded in one region of Actinomycetota bacterium:
- the rdgB gene encoding RdgB/HAM1 family non-canonical purine NTP pyrophosphatase yields the protein MLKIAIATQNEGKIREIEGYSHPVQSRIEWITYKQIKDFPQVEETGDTFLDNASLKAEAISRHTQLMVVADDSGLKVDALEGRPGVLSSRFAGDQATDEENRIKLLRELEGIDIAQRGAQFVCSLVLWDPQQGLLFKTEGICPGRIGFVERGQGGFGYDSLFIPDGFTRTMAELSSKEKNNISHRGKALSSFYRFIENF from the coding sequence ATGTTAAAGATAGCAATTGCTACCCAGAATGAAGGTAAAATAAGGGAAATAGAGGGATATAGCCACCCCGTTCAATCTAGAATAGAATGGATTACCTATAAACAAATTAAGGATTTTCCACAAGTAGAAGAAACAGGGGACACATTTTTGGATAATGCCAGTCTTAAGGCTGAGGCTATTTCCAGGCATACCCAGCTGATGGTGGTAGCTGATGATTCGGGCCTAAAAGTGGATGCCCTGGAAGGGAGGCCTGGCGTACTAAGCAGCCGTTTTGCCGGCGACCAGGCTACGGATGAGGAAAACCGCATAAAGCTTTTAAGAGAGCTAGAAGGCATAGATATAGCCCAAAGAGGTGCCCAGTTTGTCTGCAGCTTGGTTTTATGGGATCCGCAACAGGGTTTATTGTTTAAGACTGAAGGCATATGCCCAGGAAGAATAGGGTTTGTAGAAAGGGGCCAGGGAGGTTTTGGCTATGATTCCCTGTTTATTCCTGATGGTTTTACCCGGACCATGGCTGAGCTTTCCAGCAAAGAGAAAAATAATATCAGCCACAGGGGCAAGGCCCTTTCTTCTTTTTACCGTTTTATTGAAAATTTCTAG
- the rph gene encoding ribonuclease PH: protein MVARIDGRKPGQVRDIKVNRQYISHSPGSVFIEMGNTRVVCTATAEDKVPPFLRGKGSGWITAEYDMIPACAPQRIIRPQTMGRINGRTHEIQRLIGRSLRAAVDLGKLGERTIWVDCDVIEADGGTRTASITGSFIALFDCLHALVQAGVLAELPIENFVAAISVGVVRGDILVDLCFEEDSNAEVDMNVVMDSKQRLIEVQSTAEGLPFSRGVFDDMLDKAMAAIFNLIEMQKRLLSEGI from the coding sequence ATGGTGGCTAGAATTGACGGCAGGAAGCCAGGCCAGGTAAGGGATATCAAGGTAAACAGGCAATATATATCCCATAGCCCTGGTTCTGTATTTATTGAGATGGGAAATACCAGGGTGGTTTGTACCGCTACTGCCGAGGATAAAGTGCCTCCTTTTTTAAGAGGTAAGGGAAGCGGCTGGATTACCGCAGAATATGATATGATTCCGGCCTGTGCCCCCCAGAGAATTATAAGGCCACAGACTATGGGCCGGATAAACGGCAGGACACATGAAATACAGAGGCTGATAGGCCGGTCGCTGAGGGCGGCAGTAGACTTGGGCAAGCTGGGGGAGCGCACCATATGGGTGGACTGTGATGTTATAGAGGCCGATGGGGGAACCAGGACTGCTTCCATTACCGGAAGCTTTATTGCTTTGTTTGACTGCCTTCATGCTTTAGTGCAGGCAGGAGTCCTGGCCGAATTGCCTATAGAAAACTTTGTAGCTGCCATTAGTGTAGGAGTGGTGAGGGGCGATATTTTAGTTGATCTTTGTTTTGAAGAGGATTCCAATGCGGAAGTGGATATGAATGTAGTGATGGATTCTAAACAGAGGTTGATAGAAGTGCAGTCTACCGCAGAGGGCCTGCCTTTTTCCAGGGGGGTTTTTGACGATATGCTGGATAAAGCCATGGCTGCTATTTTTAACTTGATAGAAATGCAAAAAAGGTTGCTAAGCGAAGGGATATAG
- the murI gene encoding glutamate racemase produces MDSRPIGVFDSGVGGLTVLREILKLVPDENIIYFGDTARVPYGPRDLEQVRSFVFKITEFLSQKEVKLMVIACNTSTAAALGQLNSRYGIPIIGVIEPGARTAVKTTVNRRVGVIATQGTVNSGAYQQAICQIDENIEVYSAAAPRLVEYVEQGILSGDKLNEAIYGYIQPLLAKDIDVLIMGCTHFPLIEGPISACAGSGVKVISSAVETAADVKKILAAHNIAAPPGGMPTRIFYETGYGSHFFEVGKMFLGEDITDVISINLEL; encoded by the coding sequence GTGGACAGCAGGCCTATTGGGGTGTTCGATTCGGGGGTAGGGGGACTTACCGTGCTCCGGGAAATTTTAAAACTGGTTCCAGATGAAAACATAATTTATTTCGGAGATACAGCCCGGGTGCCCTATGGACCCCGGGATTTGGAACAGGTTAGAAGTTTTGTATTTAAGATTACCGAGTTTCTTTCCCAAAAAGAGGTAAAGCTTATGGTCATTGCCTGTAATACTTCCACCGCAGCAGCCCTGGGGCAGCTTAACAGCAGATACGGCATACCAATTATAGGGGTTATAGAGCCGGGAGCCAGAACGGCAGTAAAGACTACGGTAAACAGAAGGGTAGGAGTAATTGCAACCCAGGGTACAGTAAACAGCGGAGCTTACCAGCAGGCTATTTGCCAAATAGATGAAAACATTGAAGTTTACTCCGCTGCTGCCCCCCGGCTGGTGGAATATGTGGAGCAGGGCATACTTAGCGGAGATAAGCTCAATGAGGCCATATACGGCTATATCCAGCCCTTGCTGGCCAAGGATATTGATGTGCTCATCATGGGCTGCACCCACTTTCCTTTAATAGAGGGGCCCATATCAGCTTGTGCCGGCAGCGGGGTAAAGGTAATCAGCTCTGCAGTGGAAACTGCGGCGGATGTTAAAAAAATCTTAGCTGCCCATAACATAGCTGCCCCTCCAGGGGGCATGCCTACCCGGATATTCTATGAGACCGGTTACGGAAGCCATTTTTTTGAGGTAGGAAAGATGTTTTTGGGGGAAGATATAACAGATGTGATAAGTATTAATTTGGAACTTTAA
- a CDS encoding class I SAM-dependent methyltransferase: MEHKLIYNSLEIASDYGSRDYIEAPEESIREKLRESLPHCRMLDMGVGGGRTTKYFASLARHYKGADYAPNMVKTCRAKYPQYDFVECDVRDMSVFEDGSFDFVLFSYNGLDSFSHQDRIGALAEISRVLSPGGWFAFSSHNINWYKLTDLFRIRSVNIDPGISLGGKLVQYAKQAIKNLRLSFLNRSLSMEGFIRELRQSERGSLYDNSLNGQASVYYISRDEQVRQLESAGFSNISTYGRSGICTSNPGELNRGGWIYYLCQKK, encoded by the coding sequence TTGGAACATAAATTAATATATAATTCCCTGGAGATTGCCAGTGATTACGGCTCCCGTGATTACATAGAAGCTCCGGAGGAGTCTATAAGGGAAAAATTAAGGGAAAGTCTGCCCCATTGCAGGATGCTGGATATGGGGGTGGGAGGAGGCAGGACTACCAAATATTTCGCCTCTCTGGCCCGGCATTACAAGGGAGCCGATTATGCCCCTAATATGGTAAAGACCTGCCGGGCCAAGTATCCACAATATGATTTTGTAGAATGTGATGTTAGGGATATGTCAGTATTTGAGGATGGAAGCTTTGATTTTGTGCTGTTCAGCTACAATGGTTTGGACAGCTTCAGCCATCAAGACCGCATAGGAGCCTTAGCGGAAATAAGCAGGGTTTTATCCCCAGGAGGATGGTTTGCCTTTTCCAGCCATAATATTAACTGGTATAAGTTAACTGACCTGTTCAGGATCAGGTCAGTTAACATAGATCCCGGTATTTCTTTAGGGGGCAAACTGGTCCAGTATGCTAAACAGGCTATCAAGAATTTAAGATTAAGTTTCTTGAACCGAAGCTTGTCTATGGAAGGGTTTATAAGGGAGCTAAGACAAAGCGAGCGGGGCTCGCTGTACGATAATTCCCTCAATGGACAGGCCAGTGTATATTATATAAGCAGGGACGAGCAGGTAAGGCAACTGGAGTCAGCTGGTTTTTCCAATATATCTACTTATGGAAGAAGCGGAATCTGTACTTCCAATCCCGGAGAACTTAACCGGGGAGGCTGGATATATTATCTCTGCCAAAAAAAGTAA
- a CDS encoding LacI family DNA-binding transcriptional regulator, giving the protein MEAASNKKKITIDEIAALSGVSKTTVSRVLSGRADLVKKETREKVIQTIKEKNYRPSIIARSLRTKKTKAIGLILADIENPFYARVAKGVIDTAEDLNYTVIISNSNYDMKTEEKLLDTLISRQVEGLLFTTINLREKIVKILKTMRVPFMLVDGKSDYGDINYITNDNYYGGKLAAEYLISMGHTAIGFVGSDKIYSLKERHRGFKDTLARNGLPDTIRVKIKDVLDSQELKSKTRQLICDNQISAFFAGNDHIAIEVLNFVTNELGLNIPEDLSIIGYDNIKVASAVRVPLTTIKQSKYSMGKIAVEQLVEILKSEDYNCIRRIILKPKLVIRESVKAIG; this is encoded by the coding sequence ATGGAAGCCGCTTCCAATAAAAAGAAGATTACCATAGATGAAATTGCGGCCTTATCCGGGGTATCCAAAACTACAGTATCCAGGGTATTGTCGGGAAGGGCTGACCTGGTAAAAAAGGAAACCAGGGAAAAAGTAATCCAGACCATCAAGGAAAAGAACTACAGGCCCAGTATCATCGCCAGAAGCCTTAGGACCAAAAAGACCAAGGCCATAGGCTTAATTTTAGCGGATATTGAAAACCCATTTTATGCCCGGGTAGCCAAGGGAGTTATAGATACTGCGGAAGACCTTAACTATACCGTTATAATCAGCAATTCCAATTATGATATGAAGACGGAAGAAAAATTGCTGGACACCCTGATTTCCAGGCAGGTGGAAGGCCTGCTGTTTACCACTATCAATTTAAGGGAAAAAATAGTTAAGATCCTAAAAACAATGAGGGTTCCCTTTATGCTGGTGGACGGCAAATCGGATTACGGAGACATCAACTACATTACCAATGACAATTATTACGGGGGCAAGCTGGCTGCAGAATATCTCATAAGCATGGGCCATACTGCTATTGGTTTTGTGGGAAGTGACAAGATCTACAGCCTTAAGGAAAGGCACCGGGGGTTTAAGGATACCCTGGCCCGGAATGGCCTGCCCGATACCATCAGGGTAAAGATTAAGGATGTGCTTGATTCCCAGGAGCTTAAAAGCAAGACCCGCCAGCTTATTTGCGATAATCAGATTTCTGCCTTTTTTGCCGGCAATGACCATATAGCTATCGAAGTCCTTAACTTTGTGACCAATGAATTGGGCCTAAACATTCCTGAGGATCTTTCCATCATAGGTTATGATAATATAAAGGTAGCTTCGGCAGTAAGGGTTCCCCTGACTACTATCAAACAGTCCAAGTATTCCATGGGCAAAATAGCTGTGGAGCAACTGGTAGAAATATTGAAGAGCGAAGATTACAACTGCATCCGAAGAATTATATTAAAACCCAAGCTGGTAATCAGGGAATCGGTTAAGGCTATAGGCTAG